The genomic interval TCAGGGGCGAGCCCTGGCCATGATTATTCCGCTCATTCTGGGATACATCATCCCCGGTTACATTCTGCAACGCCATGAAAACAAGGAAAATGAGGATGAATAATAAGGCTGTTGAGCTGGACCCCGTGGTTCACGCTCCGATACGCCTGGGGGTACTCTCCATTCTGATGGTGGTGGACGAGGCGGATTTTACTTACTTGAAGGATCGGACGGGAGCTACAGAGGGAAATCTCAGCACTCATCTATCCCGTCTCGAAGAAGCCGGGCTGATCCAAATCACAAAAACGTTTTTCAAGAAAAGACCCCGAACAGTCTGCCGGATCACCCCCGTAGGAGAGAAACGTTTCAAGAATTACCTCAACCGGTTGGAAGAAATCCTATCTCCAGAAACAAAGCAGACAACAGGCCGGCAGGAT from Candidatus Aminicenantes bacterium carries:
- a CDS encoding transcriptional regulator, with protein sequence MNNKAVELDPVVHAPIRLGVLSILMVVDEADFTYLKDRTGATEGNLSTHLSRLEEAGLIQITKTFFKKRPRTVCRITPVGEKRFKNYLNRLEEILSPETKQTTGRQD